Below is a window of Candidatus Cloacimonadota bacterium DNA.
CACCTTAAAAACCCAAATAGGTCAAATGGCGCATGAACGTCAGATATCCATCAATAAGCTTTCCGACACCAGTAAATGGTCTTTACCAAACCTTATTGAGAATACTTTCAACTTAGAAGTAGAGGCTACTTACAATCAAATTGGTCAGTTTATTGCCGACCTGGAATCTCAAGATAACATCATCAAGATCCAAACCTTGGATATAACCCCTGCTCAAGTTAAAGATCAGGAAGAGATTAAAGCTAATGCAGAATCTCGCTATCGTGTGTTGCTTGAGCTTTCAATTTTCAAGGTAAAGAAGGAGGTTTAAG
It encodes the following:
- the pilO gene encoding type 4a pilus biogenesis protein PilO, with product MRERYLILILLMLGLTVAFVMLTSESLRKNMDQIHRMDEQIKTSQEKLNSARIMDQELSQFAMIIDNSLSTEGKFSFDEINTLKTQIGQMAHERQISINKLSDTSKWSLPNLIENTFNLEVEATYNQIGQFIADLESQDNIIKIQTLDITPAQVKDQEEIKANAESRYRVLLELSIFKVKKEV